A portion of the Bacteroides faecium genome contains these proteins:
- a CDS encoding RNA polymerase sigma-70 factor — protein MTKSRDDIFLAEQFEGIFAEYYSVVKYFAFMLLKSEEDAEDIAQDVFTKLWTQPEIWTKVPNLKPYVYTLTKSTTLNFIKHKKIELAYQEKVIEKSLVEELSQEEDPLNAIYYKEIQLIIKLTLDRLPEQRRKIFEMSRFANMSNNEIAEKLNISVRTVEHHIYLTLLEMKKISFLLFFALFFK, from the coding sequence ATGACCAAAAGCCGAGACGATATATTTTTAGCAGAACAATTTGAAGGAATATTCGCTGAATATTATTCCGTAGTAAAATATTTCGCCTTCATGCTACTTAAATCCGAAGAAGATGCCGAAGACATCGCCCAAGACGTTTTCACGAAATTATGGACCCAACCTGAGATATGGACAAAAGTTCCTAACCTAAAACCCTACGTTTATACGCTTACCAAAAGTACGACTCTCAATTTTATCAAACATAAAAAAATAGAATTAGCCTATCAGGAAAAAGTGATAGAGAAAAGCCTTGTTGAAGAACTTTCTCAAGAAGAAGATCCTCTCAATGCCATATATTACAAAGAAATTCAACTAATCATCAAATTAACTCTCGACCGCCTTCCCGAACAACGCAGAAAGATTTTTGAGATGAGCCGCTTCGCAAATATGAGCAACAATGAAATCGCCGAGAAACTAAACATTTCAGTCCGGACAGTGGAACACCACATCTATCTAACCCTGCTTGAAATGAAAAAAATATCTTTTTTGCTTTTTTTTGCACTTTTCTTTAAGTAG